The genomic interval TGCCATGGCCGCGTCATCGTGCCGTTGCGCAACCGCTAAGCCTCGTCCGTGCGGACGGGTGCGGACCCTGTGGATCAGAAATACAGCAGGTAGGCCAGGCCGTAGGTGATGGGATCGAGCTTGGCCTTGCCGAGCGTGCCGCTGTCCACTTCGACGTCGCTGCGCATGCTGGTCCAGCGCGCGTCCACGCGCAGCGCGCCGCGCTCGCCAATGGCGAAGTCCACACCGGTATGCACGGCCGGGCCGACGCTGTCCTTGAACTTGACGTCGTCGCTGGAGAACGCACCCTTGCCGTCGGCGCCCAGGAAGGTGGTGTAGTTGAGGCCCACGCCGACGAACGGGGAGATGTCGCCGTTGCCGTTGAAGTGGTATTGCAGCGAGACCGTCGGCGACAGCGCCCAGGCGCTGCCGATGTCGCCGCCCTGTTCCAAGCCGATCTTCTGCTGCCCGACCAGGGTCTGG from Xanthomonas sp. DAR 34887 carries:
- a CDS encoding OmpW/AlkL family protein — encoded protein: MKPRLFRRLAVAALAAIALPAAAQSAGHFTTSYGIHGMVPGSSNGNLSGSDQRFSADTAPALSFSYEYFFRGNLGVEIQTLVGQQKIGLEQGGDIGSAWALSPTVSLQYHFNGNGDISPFVGVGLNYTTFLGADGKGAFSSDDVKFKDSVGPAVHTGVDFAIGERGALRVDARWTSMRSDVEVDSGTLGKAKLDPITYGLAYLLYF